Within the Glycine max cultivar Williams 82 chromosome 12, Glycine_max_v4.0, whole genome shotgun sequence genome, the region tcacattttttttctttttttgtttaaattgtgTTTTACTTTTACGGAGTTGGCTTGGCTTCGCGGTTTGCAGTGCGCTATTTGTAACATGGACTTTGGAGTTCGACAGTTCGAGTTCGGTCTCAAGGATTCAACTCAAAATTTCACCACATAAGTGAAAGAAGCATTTGCATAATCTCTTATGTCATATACATATCCTCTATTATCTAAGcaaaattttatcatataattgttattttttaatttctaattttacgTGAATAAATACCCCACAAAAAGTTACTTGGGTGATAGAATTACACtcaattgtttttataaaaattattaattactttttataaatttattattattttcacttatttattactaataaaaatattttagttttaaatttaatcgataacaacataattaatatcTATGCATGTATAATACTATCATGTtagactaattattattattaaagtcaaaaaataggattattaatataattgtttaCAAGATTACACTTttcaaaaagaatataaaacatTGAATCGTGttcaaattatttgaatatataactCAAATCCTTTTTCAAAATTAGTCCcgtctaattttttaaactcgAACTTCTCAAAAGTTATTTCAAACTAAATCGAATTACTGAGATGAGATAAGTTATGAATATCCTAATACTATATTTGGCATGTGAGAATTTATCATgactaattgaaaattattatctCGTTTATTCTTATTTGATAAGCAATCAACTATTTCTTAAGTTTTGAATGTAAGCAAAAATAAACTAGTTTAGGTTTATTAAGAAAGTTAGTTAACATTTGATTGTATCATTCTCATTTAAAAGAGCACAAGTTAGTTTCgaatatatttttctcaaattattattcattgaaaattaatattaagaataaaagagagaaactCAAAGAATTGACATAATGATACATGTTGTATTTACATGTAGGGGttgatttatttaatgagataactctatttgattcttttgtgtataaaaggggaaattaatttttgacctaataaatttaaaaatatttgtgatttcTGATCTTAGAAAGCATGAATCAATATTTTAGAAatgaattcattaaataaaataaaattagttaatatcTATTAATATTTGAGACCAACACCTAaggcattttttttgtttgcttatTATCCATAAATATCAATGAAAGAGaaatattagtaatatattctcttgaaaaaaaatatttaataataaaaaacttcaaaaaaaaaaaaaaaaaccacattcacgtgacaaaaaaatatccaacTAACTTCATCATTTGGAGAGCAGATACTATAGCTAGCAGTGAGAGGGTGTGGTGTGGGGGTTGCATTGCAGTATCATCAGAATCAGAGTTGAGTTGACCCCTTCATTCCATTAACTATCACTCTTAACAATGCAAGCAGCAATTGCAGCCATGGCCGCCCACACtattctcttttcttccttcccAGCTCCTCAATCCATTGCCCTTCCCGCCACTACCAAGAAAGCCGTTGCAATCCTCAAGGGCAATTCCTCCGTCCATGGCCTTGTCACTCTAACCCAACAACAAGACAACGGTTCCTTTTCAACCTTACCACACTAAtaatacttcttttttttttatcggcaatgttagttgttagtttttattagcGGGTGAATTCGAACTTGCTACCCctctcattttcttctcttcttccttcagCACTAGACcactaatactttttttttatcgatagttagtttttgttagcgaAAGATTCAAACCCACTAGACCAATAATACTTCCTTAATTTGTTACCTTCTCTACTCACCAATATGTTATGTTAACTAATAACTAGCTCTCTGTGCTAGCTGTGTTTGCAGGCCCAACAACTGTTACTGTTCGTGTTTCTGGTCTTACTCCTGGGCCTCATGGTTTTCATCTCGTGAGTTTTGAGGCCTCTTTCTATGTCATCCCGTTTTCGAAATCATTTTCTAACTTGTGctatttttgttctctttcttgCAGCatgagtttggtgatataacaaATGGGTGCATATCAACTGGTAAGGCcacttagtttttatttatttatctttggtTAGTTTTGGTACTATGGTTGATGAAGTTGTAAGAGCATTTGCTTCTTGATATTGAATGACATATTTAGGGCCACATTTCAATCCTAATAAACTCAAACATGGTGCTCCGGAGGATAAAATTCGCCATGCGGGTGACCTGGGAAACATAGTTGCTAATGCCGATGGTAATGCTTCTTTCCCTCTTCTTTCTTTGGAATGTTTTTTAAACCTAAGATCCATGCCCTcattttaccattttttaaGTACAGGAGTTGCAGAAGCAACAACTGTGGACAATCAGGTGCTCCTTAAGATTTCATATGATTCATTCATTGTCTTTTATTATGTTCTGCTATACAACCCTTGCTCCTTCTGtctgcaattttattttttaaaaattgaaattttattgtaTTGAGCAAATTACAGTGACACTCCTGTAATTTCTTTGAAATTCACATGATACTCTGTCTTTTTAACTAAACGCTAATTCCTcttaatttgtttgaattaCATTAGACTGACACTTTTAGATACCCAAGAAACACGTTACATCGTGTACCCTTGTAAGTGGTTACTATAAAGCTAAAATACAATGGATATCATATGAATTTCAATAAATCACAAGGAGTGTCGATGTAATTTGCTCTATTGTATTTGTAAGCTAAATGAGGTGTTTATGCCTAAAATGTGCAGATACCACTCATTGGACCCAATTCAGTAGTTGGAAGAGCCTTAGTAGTTCATGAGCTTGAGGATGACCTTGGAAAGGGTTAGCACCTATTAACTCTACAATAGTCTACAGAGTTTCAGCACTTTTATGTTAGCCAATTAAACAGTAGATGAGTGTGCAAATGATATGCTTAGCTTACCACAGATGGAAAGCCATGACATGAATATGAGATTTACTTTTCTTCTCCCAGCTATTGTTTTATACCTCATACTGCAATTGCGGAGTTGTATATTAAGTTTCATTCGTGTTCAGTCATTATTGGAGCATTTTTACTTTAGTCTCATTTACATTTTCTTATACTTTTGTAGGTGGGCAAGAACTTAGTTTGAGCACTGGAAATGCTGGGGGAAGATTGGCATGTggtatggaaaaaaattaactaaaataattatgttcTTTCCAATTCATCAATCCATCTATTCagatatgattatatatatgttatttgatTCACCTTTTGTTTTCGTGTTCAATGATGACTAATTTTCAATAACTTTGTGATTAATTTTGTTTCTATGATTGAATGTCCATCACGATAAAATGTGCAATGACCTTATCATAAAAGATTCCAGTAAAAACATGCATGGTGCTTATATGATTCAAAAGCAATGTGTAATTTTCAAAAGTTTTGCATATGACTCTGCTAGATAAGTAAGGTCCTGATATAACTGATGATGGCAGCTAATTTGATCGGAGACATGCTTTATTGGCATGATATATACTTTGCAAAGTGTTAGTTGATCAGAGACATGCTCATATTGGATATAGAGAGATGGTGGTCGGAGGTCTTGATTGaaaatctatctatctatctatgaTATTAGAGACTTGCAGTAATGATACAGACATGGGAATGTTCAACAAAAGCAAGATAAATGTATCGCAGATCTCTTTTTCTTGCTCCttggatataaaaaaaattgacttataaattaaactataaaatctcaattaaaatttgCAATGAGTTCTCAAACCTAATATTTGGCGTGGAAAAGCTTTGCCAGCACTTATCATTGATCCAAGACATGGACAATATCATTTCATAGTCTaattcagaagaagaaaaaaaaaagtgctgcTTATTTTATGACTGCAATTGTCAGAATGTTCTAAATTTCTGTATCATAAACTTAAAGTTTCTCCATTTTAGTAACATCTCTGTTGCGCTTTCTTGTTTTTCAGGTGTGGTTGGTTTGAGTCCAGTGTAAATGAAACTAAATGTTTTTGTAGCAGTtgtgttttatctttttcttgttttcatcaATTTACCCATGTAAGCTCTGAAGCACGATCCTTCTAAGATGAATGTAAAATGGAATCGTGAAGACATGTAGTACATTAGTACCAGAGATTCGtctcaataaaattatatttctaacGAATTTCTGGTGAATAAACCTACTGTTGAATGTTGTTTTTGCAGTGTTGCATGCATACTGATGTTTACTGAATGACACTCTATTGCTTGTATATAGAAAATGGCTTTTGTAAAGTTTGGCTTGTGTGACAGATTCATACTCAGAGCATCTCctataaaagttttttatggGGTTCTTAAACTCAAGAACTAGTTCAtacatagttttatttttagagCAATTGATGTGATAGTTTTTACATAAGAATAGTTGCTTATACAAAAAATGGCTTTCAATAGTTCTTAAGGATTGCACTGTTGGagagattttcttttttttattttaaaatcttaaaccCAATGTGATATTGTATGGCCAACCGAAAAATGAGATAAgaaattttactattattacACCATTGGACATGCTCTTATTTTCATTATACCAGTTACTtgtcaaaatttcttttgttcTGGATGGAGTGTGAGAGTTTTGGCTTAAACAGATTGGAGTTTGGGTGGGTAGAGATAAATGATTCCTTTGAGTGTGGAATAACAATTATAGATCTCATCTCAGTTTTAGTCTAGTGGGCCTTCTTGCAAGATGCAAACAGGCCTCTGCCAAAATAAACTTGTAGTTAAgcccataaaaaaataatcctatGGGCACACTCCGACTCTAATACCAAAAGGCAATTGCTATATcaactttctttctttgtttatcCACTCTCCTttctaatttgtttttcaaaaaaatacacTCCCCTATTTACTTAGAAAAGGGGAGTGGATAAGGAAAGAAGAGGAGTGAATATAGCAAGTACAATACCAAAATAGATGTACAGAAGCTTCTCTAATCATGGTGTGGCCATGCCTCCTATTGTGGTTACTCCTGTTGGGCCCTATAACGTAATGATTGATTGATGTAGAGCCTAAGCCATGCGTGTTTAGTTCTTCTTTGATATACTTATAGAGGAGCCCTTCCACTGCCGGGGAACGTTGATTATGAGCACGAAAGTATCATCAACTATAGTCTTGCATGCAATTTGATTACCCGAATCAGAACAAGGCAATCACGGCCTTTATCAAATAGATTCTATacaaaccagaaaaaaaaaaaatagaaggtaaaagaaataacatGCCCAAGACTTGAAAAAGCATCAAATGGATCTCTatcatattgattttttttttacaaactattATACTTTCACGGGAACTGGGTAGGTCCATCACAGGCAACAAAGTTCtccctccaatttttttatttttttttggctatTTACCAGTATATAGCTATCATGTTTAGTTAATATGTATATCCAAacttaattttgatttgatacaTCATGTGTTCCACGTCTAGAGTCCAGCTAGATTGCATGATAATGTAAGTAAAAGAGATATAtgtgaagagaaaaataaacaagaaactgaaataaaaaaaaaaaaagaggacaaAAATCCAAATGTATTCACAAGGAAAGTACCACTTTTAGCCCCCACCTAACTTTTCTCTATACATAATGGACTCTACACGTGGAATGTATTCtttctatattattatttattactattactattataCTTATACTGAAGAACTACCGATTTTGTGGCTTAAGAATGCTTCTGTTAGcataattaaatattgttgCTTTGAAAGGTTCAGCTAACTCCTTTCTTCATTATTAATTATGAGTGACGACTACTATCACCAGTAACAACTTCTTGTAGTTAGCAGTTGGGCACAGATCAGAAGCAACCTACAATTAGGTATCCACCGGTAAATACACCTAGCGGTAACTCTAGCTTTTGTACTCGTATAATTTTGCTTTGACAAATGTAACTCACTATATTGTGTTTCAAAAGAACAAATTCATGTGAGGCAACCTAACCTCAAATGCACCAAGCTTATTCATATGTATGATTATGATAGCTAGAGCAACAAATTAAGGGTGCTAAGCTTAGATAGGATTAGCCTTTTGGTTTTCGGGAATTTTTCAATTGACATAATTATTTgattcttaatttattataaaaggcTTTTTGtaagtttgtttatttattatacacAACCACAACAATCATGTATGGAGACAATCCTGTATGAGTCCTAAGTCATATGATCACAATAAACAACAAATAATagaattcttattatttttgacTTGTTATTACTTTCAACGAGAAAACATGTATCAGTTGGTTAGGAAGCTAACCAATGAAGATTGTTTTTTGATTGTTGGGTATTGATCAGTCATTACTTTtggatttttactttttttactttgttttagGTGATGAAATAGAAAAGTAATTTAATAGAGAATGAATGATATTATTAGGCTTTGACTTTGACagtacatttatatatttatagataGAACTTGAGCTAACtaacaaaattgtttttattattttaatgttgtttttgtcatttcataataatgttgtttttatcatttcataataatgtttttattattttaaattaattattttttttcaaaataacattttaagacGATCGTTAGCTaacgaccgtcttagaaagttatCTTTCTAAAACGGTACTTAACTAAGCACCGTCTTAGAAGATAACATTTTTCTAAGACAGATTTTATAGAACCGTCGTTGAAAGTCTTAACTTTTAACGACGTTAGCTTCAAAGACGATGCAAAACTGTCTTTATATGTTGTTTTTCACAATTGTcatttgtcttttttgtaaTAGTGAAAATTcttcctttaaatatttaatgcactTACATATTTagaattcaaaattattgacTAAACCAAAACATATTCACACTAGTTATATGCACTCGATATCAATGTAGTATTGTTGAAGGAAAagttacacaaaaaaaattgattaattttattttcttaaattactttaaattcCTCTTCTATTAATACGTGTGGTGAAATTTATTCAGACTGAATGGATGTACGTATGGCTTTGGAAATTAAGTAGAGGAGCCTAGGGCAGTTGGTATGgcagtttctttctttctctttttgcgTTATGTTTGTGTCATTGTGAAATTAAGTATGGGTATTGGTTTGCACTTGCAGTTAGAAGATGTGGTGAAATTTTGATGGAAAAGTTTGCTCACGAGGTAGGCGTGAGAAATTAAAGTATATAGCAGCTAAGGGAGTAGTGAAATAGTTGTGTTCTCTGGAAGCAGTAAACCTAACATAAGGTTGAGTCGGCACGGAGTCATTTTCGTTCAAAGAAAGGGTTGAATTTGCTGAACCGTGACCCTCTTGTCTCCACTTTCCAATTGTGCAACTTTCATTCAATTGAGTTCATTGATCTCATAACCTCCACCATTCAATAATGAGTAGTAGATATGTAGATTGaaacctttttctttgattCCAGTTTTCACTTATTATTATTGAGCGCCTAACTGCCTCAGGAGGATGTGTGAGACTGTCTTTTTTTGCTGCGTGTGAAGAGGACATGAAGAAGTATCATGAACACTTTTAGATTGAGAAAGGATAACAACGCTAATCTTAATTTAATTGCAATAGATGCTCATAACTTAATGGAATAATCTTAGAAAGACtttcaaaaaaaacatataaatgatGTAAGGTGTGTATAGATATTagatgagaaaaatatatttttaattcttctatTTCGAATGCtgtcaaatatttaaattcctaaatatttaaaaaatgtcacatAATAAATAGTATATTGTCTGTCTTAGAggattaaaatcattaatttttaaaagttgcaTGAGTACAATGTTCAATGGTAAAATACcaaggattaaaattaaaattttataaaatataaagactaaaaatatatttttttcttattaaattatctgcaattttttatttgtcaaattTTATGTATGTGCATTtctcaaataattatatatgtacaGTCAATTATGAGACCAGAAATTTTATTTCCAAACAAATAGCTAGGTTTTACCTAGTTACAAACAACTATTTAGTACGTGGTCCGgtaatattaatgtttttttataataacttacttataattttatttttaaatcgaccactcatttatattagttttcATTCATTCTCAAAAATATGAAACTAGAATTTAgtattttctctaaaaatactaaaatagttAGTACCCCAAGTGACTTCTGTGTGGGTGTGTGAAAATATGACAAGGGATAAGAGGAAGAAAAGacttattttatgaattttggaaaatatattaaatgagtttaatttttgtatattataAGTGTACTGTTTACTCTTAATATTAAAGCAAAATACGAAAGTGATTATTTGTTAGTAAAGAAGCCCAATGAAAATGACGATAGTTGAAGCACACTGAAAAATCAACTTGATCGAAACCGCTGCTTTTCTAGAGTtcggttatatatatatatatatatatatatatatatatatatatatatatatatatatatatatatatatatatatatataattttataaaatttcctTCCGTTACTAGTATTTTTGTAAATCTttgacttataattttttagtcattTAAAAATGGATATCAAATCTTAGAAATCCCTTTCATATTagtaaagaaattatattttaactctttatctgtttttataattatttaggcAAATGATTAGTATAGAACATATTTTACAGATATGCTTATATAGAATCTATTAAATTAAGATCATGTTGTCAAAGCAGGTTGCTTCACTACCAACCGAaacattgaataaaataaagggaTGAGTGCAGAGAGTCTTTGTTTGTTATAATGTAAATGCAAGGTGTCTCATGCTTAGTTGCAACAAACTACCTTGTCTTTACCGTCATGAACTGGAGTGAGTATTAGGTTTACTGGTTTTCTTTGCACCATTTCTCATGGCTCTTGAGACAAGCAATGCCAAACTAATTTCACTTGCACCAGTACTAGTTGTAATGCCTAAGaagtgacaattttaatttttattttttcctttattgcAAGCTAGATTGTGTTTCAAtggagaattttaaaattttaggaaatttaaaatgtatgaaaaataatttttcaattttaaatatttcatttaaataaagtaatttagtttttttagattttaaattctttatttggataaaatgattcaatatatatatatcatatgtgtgaaaaagacttttactgtatttgtttttaaattgaaattttagtataaaattttactAACCATAAACATTaactaattcttaaaaaaaatattttgaaatgagaaattttgcaaaaagaaaataatttaactacatatatcatttttcataaataataatcGATAACTACAAAATTGAATATTAAGGTCTTGATATTCTaactttaacataatttttttatatatagaaaccAAAGGATCCTCCATAAGAGCCAATCTTGTTCCAACCTCTAGGGTGAGTAAAATTACTATAAgtgataaaaatttctttgaaaatttaaaGCAATTGCATACTAAGGGCCACTatataattttaacataatatttaacCACGGAAACATTGTTTcatctataaaaaatattaatattttattattaatataattataactttGTATCTTattactaaaaattatatttgttaataGATAAGGATAGAAAGAGGTGTAAAAGAGAGGAGGGAGAGAGTGGAGAAGAAAGATAAAGGCTATATTCagtaaaattagttgaaaaattagttgaaggttgaaaaaatagttaaaaatttttaaattagtttaaaatcaTAAGCgttcaataaaattaactattgaagtagctgaaaaatataaaatgacatatttaataaaagtaataagaaaattgaataaatattttaagaataaaaagataacaaaatataaaaagctagaagttagagttttaaaaaatgttacttcaaTTAATGTTTCAAAAAACGTTATAAGCTACTAAAAACTCTTTAATAGCTAAATAAACTTGTTTATTGAACAATCAAACAAACtttcaaactaataaaaaaactaaaaagaaaaatatatgcaaaaaagagggagaagggagagaGAGATGTTGGTAAGAAAAtgggggagagagagaggagtaggaaagaaagggaaagggagaatgagaagagtgaaacctagagagagaaagaacaagagagagggaaggaaagacaaaaaaaatagaggaggaagaaaggagagagagagagggagacaCAAAGAAACATGTGCAACATAgttaaaatgaacaataaaaattaaagtttttgcATATACATAATAGTAACAATAATGTTTTTGAATCtaagattttatataaaatgtcTAAACCTCTAGCTATTAGATCAATCTTAATAagtttcatatttaatattcaaacaaattatttttttggattattatgATATTCAGTGAGATTCTTtttaatcatgatttttttaatctataaaaCTTAAATTGAGATCTTATTTAAGAGATATGAACTTGGATACACTCAAACAAGCAATACgtgatatataatattttagatttaattaaaaataaaattttgctttCATCTTTTCTTATctaacactactacaaaatttACTTTTCACATCATTAGAAtaacattgattttatagaAAACTAATGTAAACCAAAATGCAGTAGCATAATCGTAAATAATGTGATTTTGCCAACATCAGTTCtacaaaaaattgatgttaacgtgAGTTTGTTAACATCTATTTCccagaaaccgatgttaacgtgagttggttaacatcggtttttgaaggGGGAAAAAATGACATTGTGTTGTcctgtttataatttttttcgcGCTTCTGACAGTTCGCTCATCTATCCCTCACATTTTGCTTCCCTCACGACTCATCTCCCTCATGAACCCTCCTTTGTCAATCTCACTCTCACTCTTGTGGCACTGAAACAACGACAGTGTCTCGCTCACGGTGTCACTCTCACTTTTACTCTCGTGGCACTGAAATCACCATTCACTCTAACTCTCACTCACAGTTTCACTCTCTCTCACGGTGTAGGTGTCACTGTCACTCTCGTTCTCACggcatgtttttctctcaaAACGTTTTTCGACAATGGTTGTTCATGGTTCTAACTATCTTGGTTGTTTGGGTTGTTTTCAATAGTGTTTTGGTTGGATTCGAAAGTGTTTTCGACATTGTGTTGGTTGTTCATGATTCTGGTTATTTTGGTTGTTTTCAACAACGTTTTGGTTGGATTCGATAGTGTTTTCAACATTATGTTGGTTGTTCATGGTTTTGGTTGTTTTGGACAATGTAAGCATTTTTTTACAGTTAAATTTTACTTAGGTTAGGTTCTGTTTTGGTTGCAGATTAACTTAGGTTTTGTTTTGATTGTAGATTAACTTAGGTTCTGATTTGCATGGTTCTGGTTCCTCCTCATTATATTAGTTGCATGGAATAAGCTCCTAGATAAGCATGGTGCATAGTCAGTTTGTGCATGGATCAGTTAGTGGATTTAGATGGTTTGACAAAATCTACTTAATgttatgtttatattataaatggAATTTAGAAACGATGGATGAACATCAACAAAACTGGAAGGAAATGACTAACACAATGATCAAGATTAACCAAAAAACAGAGGAAATGTTGAACATTATTCATGTTATTGATCaagttagaaatttcaaaattattctaaaataaacatGACTTGATATAATACATTTGCTTACATTACTTTGCTAGTTAAATGTAGTCTTATAGTGAAGTCAGTGGGTCATTTGTTATAAGATGGAAGGATGAACTAGAGAGTTCTATGGGCTCACTGGAAATCATTAGGTCACCTTGACTCACCATGGATAAAGTGTTTTCCTCATCACCATCTTCAAAAGCACTTCTAAACCAAAAGCTTACCCTAAATGACACTCCTTATACCACCAAGTTCCTAACTCGATCACTTTTAAAGTCTTGCTAACTAAGTAAAAAGTGACTTGCAACAGTTTGTTGAGTAATTAAGCACTCCTTTgtatgtcaaattttaaaatcatatacatatctaATATGAATTTCATGTTGATTTCGAGATGTGTCGAGTACCTTGTACTCATTTATGAAAGTTGCATGATTCACCCATCTAAATTTGGAAGACTAAGGAGTGTAGGATAGTTTATAATCATCATAGAAAGActgcaaaaattgaaaatggatggaagaatttttcacaattaCAGAATTTGCTTCCTAGAACTCAAATTTCCAGATGTAACttctaactttgttttattttagctttgtttgtaattaaagtaCATTAGTACTCTACTATTATCgatttgtaaatttttgtttataagttaTTTGGTGAGAAATATTGGAACATGTTGAACACATTTatggtatattttatttataaatatttataactacTCTTGGTGCATGATATATTGATATACTTTGTTTGTAACTTTTGATGCATGgttaattttatgtgtttttttacaactttgaatgataagttgtgatttgaattaattacatattgatgattaaaaaaattaataagatattaaaaaaacaaaaattaacatcaattttattt harbors:
- the LOC100527058 gene encoding Superoxide dismutase [Cu-Zn], chloroplastic-like (The RefSeq protein has 2 substitutions compared to this genomic sequence), whose protein sequence is MQAASAAMAAHTILFSSFPAPQSIALPATTKKAVAILKGNSSVHGLVTLTQQQDNGPTTVTVRGSGLTPGPHGFHLHEFGDITNGCISTGPHFNPNKLKHGAPEDKIRHAGDLGNIVANADGVAEATTVDNQIPLIGPNSVVGRALVVHELEDDLGKGGQELSLSTGNAGGRLACGVVGLSPV
- the LOC100527058 gene encoding superoxide dismutase [Cu-Zn], chloroplastic-like isoform X1 — translated: MQAAIAAMAAHTILFSSFPAPQSIALPATTKKAVAILKGNSSVHGLVTLTQQQDNAVFAGPTTVTVRVSGLTPGPHGFHLHEFGDITNGCISTGPHFNPNKLKHGAPEDKIRHAGDLGNIVANADGVAEATTVDNQIPLIGPNSVVGRALVVHELEDDLGKGGQELSLSTGNAGGRLACGVVGLSPV